The following coding sequences lie in one Arachis ipaensis cultivar K30076 chromosome B03, Araip1.1, whole genome shotgun sequence genomic window:
- the LOC107628704 gene encoding cytochrome P450 86B1, whose translation MTTPPQMLLPLFFFKLTNNNKHMQFFHIPYHSNTKTMTKLSNLNLNLNLTTPQQDLPNGNNIFTLSLFLMQHIQMLEILLAITVFIVIHSLRQKKHYGLPIWPLLGMLPSLFFALRTNLYEWITDVLKQQNGTFRFKGPWFSSLNCIVTADPRNLEHLLKTKFSLFPKGRYFRDTVRDLLGDGIFNADDETWQKQRKTASIEFHSAKFRKLTTESLFELVHSRLLPVLESAIKENVSIDLQDILLRLTFDNVCLIAFGVDPGCLQPGLPKIPFAKAFEDATEVTVLRFVVPTCVWKAMRFLNLGMERKLKESIKGVDEFAENVIRTRKKELSLFCDDKQRSDLLTIFMGLKDENGEAYSDKFLRDICVNFILAGRDTSSVALSWFFWLLDQNPEVEEKIVEEICRVVKQREDIDMKMNMKKEEFFEGLTFRPEEIKKMDYLHAALSEALRLYPSVPVDHKEVVEDDTFPDGTVLKKGTKVIYAIYSMGRMEAIWGKDCREFKPERWLRDNARFMSESAYKFTAFNGGPRLCLGKDFAYYQMKYAAASIIFRYRVKVVENHPVVPKLALTMYMKHGIKVSLHKRDAEEIYKYLRG comes from the exons ATGACCACACCCCCACAAATGTTATTACCATTATTCTTCTTCAAACTAACCAACAACAATAAGCACATGCAATTCTTTCACATTCCCTATCATTCCAACACAAAAACCATGACCAAACTCAGCAATCTCAATCTCAATCTTAATCTCACAACCCCCCAACAAGATCTTCCCAATGGAAACAACATCTTCACACTTAGTCTTTTTCTAATGCAACATATCCAAATGTTGGAGATTCTTCTAGCAATCACTGTTTTCATAGTGATTCATTctctaaggcaaaagaagcattaTGGCTTACCAATTTGGCCTCTTCTTGGAATGTTACCTTCTTTGTTCTTTGCACTAAGAACTAACCTCTATGAATGGATCACTGATGTGCTTAAACAGCAAAATGGTACATTCAGATTCAAAGGGCCTTGGTTTAGCAGCCTCAACTGCATTGTCACGGCCGATCCGCGAAACCTCGAGCATCTTCTCAAGACAAAGTTTTCTTTGTTCCCCAAAGGGAGATACTTCAGGGACACGGTGAGAGACCTACTTGGAGATGGAATCTTCAACGCCGACGACGAGACTTGGCAGAAGCAGAGGAAAACAGCAAGCATTGAGTTCCATTCAGCAAAATTCAGGAAGTTAACTACTGAATCCTTGTTTGAGCTTGTTCATTCGAGGCTCTTACCGGTCTTAGAATCCGCCATTAAGGAGAATGTTTCCATTGATTTACAAGACATCTTGTTGAGACTAACTTTTGACAATGTTTGTTTGATTGCATTTGGGGTTGATCCCGGTTGCTTGCAGCCGGGGTTACCTAAAATACCATTTGCTAAGGCCTTTGAGGATGCAACAGAAGTAACAGTTCTTCGATTCGTTGTCCCAACATGTGTATGGAAGGCAATGAGGTTCCTCAATTTGGGGATGGAGAGAAAGTTGAAGGAATCTATAAAAGGGGTTGATGAGTTTGCTGAGAATGTTATTAGGACAAGAAAGAAAGAACTGTCTTTGTTCTGTGATGACAAGCAAAGATCAGATTTGTTAACCATTTTCATGGGGCTGAAGGATGAGAATGGTGAAGCCTATTCGGATAAGTTCTTGAGGGATATATGTGTGAACTTCATTCTTGCAGGGAGAGACACTTCTTCTGTGGCTTTAAGCTGGTTTTTCTGGCTGCTTGATCAGAACCCTGAAGTGGAAGAGAAGATAGTAGAAGAGATATGCAGGGTAGTGAAACAGAGAGAAGATATTGATATGAAAATGAATATGAAGAAAGAAGAGTTTTTTGAGGGTTTGACATTTAGGCCTGAAGAGATTAAGAAGATGGATTATTTGCATGCTGCTCTTTCTGAAGCTCTCAGATTGTACCCTTCTGTTCCTGTTGATCACAAAGAG GTAGTTGAAGATGACACATTCCCAGATGGAACAGTGCTAAAGAAGGGGACAAAAGTgatctatgcaatttattcaatgGGGAGAATGGAAGCCATTTGGGGAAAAGATTGCAGGGAATTCAAGCCAGAAAGATGGCTAAGAGATAATGCACGCTTCATGAGTGAATCTGCATACAAATTCACTGCCTTTAACGGCGGACCGCGGTTGTGCTTAGGCAAAGACTTTGCTTACTATCAGATGAAATATGCCGCCGCTAGCATCATATTCCGCTACCGTGTTAAGGTGGTTGAGAACCACCCTGTGGTGCCTAAACTTGCATTGACTATGTACATGAAGCATGGAATCAAAGTTAGCCTTCACAAGAGGGATGCTGAAGAAATTTACAAGTACTTGCGAGGTTGA
- the LOC107628705 gene encoding uncharacterized protein LOC107628705 isoform X2, whose amino-acid sequence MASRETVRKAEALVEKAMKGNDASHDASHVWRVRDLALSLASEEGLSSNPHSLQIVELAALLHDIADYKYLRDPSEEKIVENFLEEEGIQETIKSKILKIIKGMGFKDEVTGNGSTEWFPEFGVVQDADRLDAIGAIGIARCFTFGGSRNRVLHDPAILPRTDLSKEQYMKKEEQTTINHFHEKLLKLKDMMKTK is encoded by the exons ATGGCGAGCAGAGAGACGGTGAGAAAGGCAGAGGCTCTCGTAGAGAAAGCCATGAAAGGAAACGACGCTTCACACGATGCGTCGCACGTTTGGAGGGTTCGTGATCTCGCTCTCTCCCTCGCCTCCGAGGAAGGCCTTTCTTCCAACCCTCATTCTCTCCAAATA GTGGAGTTAGCGGCACTGCTCCATGATATAG CTGATTACAAGTACTTGAG GGATCCGTCTGAGGAaaaaattgttgagaatttccTCGAAGAAGAGGGAATTCAGGAGACTATCAAGTCTAAGATTTTGAAGATCATCAAAGGAATGG GTTTCAAGGATGAGGTTACAGGAAATGGCAGTACTGAATGGTTTCCGGAATTCGGAGTTGTGCAAGATGCAGATCGACTTGATGCTATTGGTGCTATAG GAATTGCGCGATGCTTCACCTTTGGTGGAAGCAGGAACAGGGTTCTGCATGACCCTGCAATTTTACCGCGGACTGATTTATCCAAGGAACAATACATGAAGAAAGAGGAGCAAACTACTATTAACCATTTTCATGAGAAACTTCTGAAGCTCAAGGATATGATGAAAACCAAG TAA
- the LOC107628705 gene encoding uncharacterized protein LOC107628705 isoform X1, whose product MASRETVRKAEALVEKAMKGNDASHDASHVWRVRDLALSLASEEGLSSNPHSLQIVELAALLHDIADYKYLRDPSEEKIVENFLEEEGIQETIKSKILKIIKGMGFKDEVTGNGSTEWFPEFGVVQDADRLDAIGAIGIARCFTFGGSRNRVLHDPAILPRTDLSKEQYMKKEEQTTINHFHEKLLKLKDMMKTKAGKRRAERRHKFMEEFVKEFYDEWNGVS is encoded by the exons ATGGCGAGCAGAGAGACGGTGAGAAAGGCAGAGGCTCTCGTAGAGAAAGCCATGAAAGGAAACGACGCTTCACACGATGCGTCGCACGTTTGGAGGGTTCGTGATCTCGCTCTCTCCCTCGCCTCCGAGGAAGGCCTTTCTTCCAACCCTCATTCTCTCCAAATA GTGGAGTTAGCGGCACTGCTCCATGATATAG CTGATTACAAGTACTTGAG GGATCCGTCTGAGGAaaaaattgttgagaatttccTCGAAGAAGAGGGAATTCAGGAGACTATCAAGTCTAAGATTTTGAAGATCATCAAAGGAATGG GTTTCAAGGATGAGGTTACAGGAAATGGCAGTACTGAATGGTTTCCGGAATTCGGAGTTGTGCAAGATGCAGATCGACTTGATGCTATTGGTGCTATAG GAATTGCGCGATGCTTCACCTTTGGTGGAAGCAGGAACAGGGTTCTGCATGACCCTGCAATTTTACCGCGGACTGATTTATCCAAGGAACAATACATGAAGAAAGAGGAGCAAACTACTATTAACCATTTTCATGAGAAACTTCTGAAGCTCAAGGATATGATGAAAACCAAG GCTGGAAAGAGGAGGGCAGAGAGAAGGCATAAGTTCATGGAGGAGTTTGTGAAAGAGTTTTATGATGAATGGAATGGTGTAAGCTAA